In Cicer arietinum cultivar CDC Frontier isolate Library 1 chromosome 1, Cicar.CDCFrontier_v2.0, whole genome shotgun sequence, one DNA window encodes the following:
- the LOC101510527 gene encoding uncharacterized protein isoform X1 has translation MQKHQYNSMEPRNEEFHSAPQPVLQDHLDGMHTNTRPPPSFNNVLENKPVHNFSIQTGEEFSLEFMRDRVNLRKPSFPNVVGDPNYSTGYMELKGILGHSGSESGSDISMLANIEKGPKEFDRRNTSLHQERSSYSSARSIPRTLSNQENNRVLQGISSSGASESSPMKMKILCSFGGKILPRPSDGKLRYVGGETRIINIRKDISWPELMLKISSIYSDTHVMKYQLPGEDLDALVSVSSDEDLRNMMEECHDLQRRRGSLKLRMFLFSINDLDDTQFGLGSVDGDSEIQYVVAVNGMNMESRSNSILHNVGSSNNIHELDRQSIGKETKRIAVESYGVGSSSLTGNVNSVLKTIQPSQPMLPTSSNAYEAYPFFYDDQINHHGGTSQYPIHQGPYPSNKSARNLGEVPVSLPTNGLVNQGIVSEAQVSGELQVQISDIPSMQVKRKGDNVIHTGNDRGKVLTTEAPYPIPTHQFEGSLQGNLSEAPVPAAVSEVLHAAFPLENKSKHQPSEDSSSLISPVNPTQISRSGEDDFYTASADAFSRALVDAESNVIDFSCLEPPPLPNRVYYSERIIHREQADLLNRSAKSEDAYGSHLLMSDLLSDLNHMNSVNESSDSLHNENLSNLNTVSNSSEKHGHTISKQLPDATSKGNTKLYQLVDSDLKPVLADNKISRHEDQVRGSENETSISKDDHKILQVDETKGIGNLAFRRVPSVEHNENLASKVQAPPLDVKSKPSPGDILIDIDDRFPRDFLYDMFSKAIHSEDSSNISPLQADRAGLSLKMDNHEPKSWSYFQKLAHEGFDNVSLIDQDNLVSLMDSKLKHSAPLPADAVIMTANKESNLNFGDENQNILPVITKSEAIVFHPENKHSELKGNENKNINTTVENVRPQESEYQDGNNETRDVGVAPQEISFEEFDISTLQIIMNADLEELRELGSGTFGTVYHGKWRGSDVAIKRIKKSCFSGRSSEQERLTIEFWREADILSKLHHPNVVAFYGVVQDGPGGTMATVTEYMVDGSLRHVLLRKDRYLDRRKRLIIAMDAAFGMEYLHAKNIVHFDLKCDNLLVNLKDPLRPICKVGDFGLSKIKRNTLVTGGVRGTLPWMAPELLNGSSNKVSEKVDVFSFGIVLWEILTGEEPYANMHYGAIIGGIVNNTLRPSIPSYCDLEWRTLMEQCWAPNPAVRPSFTEIARRLRVMSAAASQTKGQGHKASK, from the exons ATGCAGAAACATCAATACAATTCGATGGAACCTCGAAATGAGGAGTTCCATTCTGCGCCACAACCGGTCCTGCAAGACCATTTGGACGGCATGCATACCAATACAAGGCCTCCTCCTTCCTTTAACAACGTGCTCGAAAATAAACCTGTGCATAATTTCTCCATACAGACTGGTGAGGAATTTTCTCTCGAGTTTATGAGAGATAGGGTGAATCTCAGGAAGCCGTCCTTTCCAAATGTTGTAGGTGATCCGAATTATTCAACAGGGTATATGGAATTGAAAGGCATTTTAGGCCATTCAGGTTCTGAAAGCGGTTCCGATATTTCTATGCTCGCGAATATTGAAAAAGGTCCGAAAGAGTTTGACAGAAGGAATACTTCTCTACACCAGGAAAGAAGTAGTTATAGCTCAGCTCGATCGATTCCTAGAACATTGTCTAATCAAGAGAATAACCGTGTCCTTCAAGGTATTTCATCTTCTGGAGCTTCTGAGAGCTCACCTATGAAGATGAAGATTCTATGCAGCTTTGGTGGTAAAATATTACCACGGCCAAGTGATGGAAAGCTTAGATATGTCGGGGGTGAAACACGGATTATTAATATTAGAAAGGACATAAGTTGGCCGGAGCTTATGCTGAAAATATCATCAATCTATAGTGATACTCATGTAATGAAGTATCAGCTCCCTGGAGAAGATCTTGATGCCCTAGTTTCAGTATCTTCTGATGAGGATCTGCGGAATATGATGGAGGAATGTCATGATCTACAAAGAAGGAGAGGATCTTTAAAGCTTAGGATGTTCCTATTCTCTATAAATGATTTGGATGATACTCAGTTTGGTCTAGGTAGCGTGGATGGTGATTCCGAAATCCAGTATGTAGTTGCTGTTAACGGCATGAACATGGAATCAAGAAGCAACTCTATCCTTCATAATGTCGGAAGTTCTAATAATATACATGAATTAGACAGACAAAGTATTGGCAAGGAGACTAAAAGAATTGCGGTAGAATCATATGGTGTCGGAAGTTCGTCCTTGACTGGCAATGTTAACTCCGTATTGAAGACAATTCAGCCTTCGCAACCGATGCTGCCAACCTCCTCAAATGCTTATGAAGCCTATCCATTCTTTTATGATGATCAAATCAATCACCATGGGGGAACTAGTCAATATCCAATACACCAAGGCCCTTATCCTTCTAACAAATCCGCTCGCAATCTTGGAGAGGTTCCAGTTTCTTTGCCTACTAATGGTCTTGTAAACCAAGGAATCGTGAGCGAAGCGCAAGTGTCCGGTGAGTTGCAAGTACAAATTTCTGATATTCCATCAATGCAGGTTAAAAGAAAGGGTGATAATGTCATTCATACAGGGAACGATCGAGGAAAAGTTTTAACAACAGAAGCACCGTATCCTATTCCTACGCATCAGTTCGAGGGAAGTTTGCAAGGTAATTTATCAGAGGCACCGGTTCCAGCTGCTGTATCAGAAGTGCTTCATGCTGCATTTCCATTAGAAAACAAGAGTAAGCACCAGCCATCTGAAGATTCCTCTTCATTGATTAGTCCTGTGAATCCTACACAGATTTCAAGATCTGGTGAAGATGACTTCTATACTGCATCCGCAGATGCATTCAGTCGTGCTCTTGTTGATGCCGAGTCGAATGTGATTGATTTCAGTTGCCTTGAACCACCCCCACTTCCTAATAGAGTATACTATTCAGAGAGAATTATTCACAGGGAGCAGGCAGATTTGTTGAACCGGTCTGCAAAGTCAGAAGATGCATATGGTTCTCACTTACTCATGTCGGATTTACTTTCTGATTTGAACCATATGAATTCAGTTAATGAATCCAGCGACAGTTTACACAACGAGAATTTGTCAAATCTTAACACGGTGTCCAACTCATCTGAAAAGCATGGCCATACCATCAGCAAACAATTGCCTGATGCAACAAGTAAGGGGAATACAAAGTTATATCAGCTCGTGGATTCTGATTTGAAGCCTGTATTAGCAGATAACAAAATTTCGAGACACGAGGATCAGGTCCGTGGTTCAGAAAATGAGACAAGCATCTCCAAAGATGACCATAAGATTCTCCAAGTTGATGAAACCAAGGGCATTGGGAATCTAGCATTTCGCCGAGTTCCTTCTGTTGAACATAATGAGAATCTAGCATCTAAGGTCCAAGCACCACCTCTTGATGTTAAATCCAAACCTTCTCCGGGTGACATTCTGATTGACATTGACGACAGGTTTCCCCGCGATTTCCTTTATGATATGTTTTCGAAAGCAATTCATTCTGAAGATTCTTCAAACATTAGTCCATTGCAAGCTGATAGAGCAGGTTTGAGCTTAAAAATGGATAATCATGAGCCTAAAAGTTGGTCATATTTTCAGAAGTTGGCACATGAAGGGTTTGATAATGTTTCTCTAATTGATCAGGATAATCTTGTTTCTCTAATGGACAGTAAGTTAAAGCACTCAGCTCCTCTACCAGCAGATGCTGTTATTATGACAGCAAACAAGGAATCAAACCTAAATTTTGGAGACGAAAATCAGAATATCTTACCTGTAATAACTAAATCAGAAGCTATTGTTTTTCATCCTGAAAATAAACATTCTGAACTTAAGGGAAATGAAAATAAGAACATCAACACAACGGTGGAAAATGTTAGACCACAGGAATCTGAATATCAG GATGGCAATAACGAGACAAGGGATGTTGGTGTAGCTCCTCAAGAAATTAGTTTCGAGGAATTTGACATTAGTACTTTGCAG ATCATAATGAATGCGGATCTTGAAGAGCTGAGAGAATTGGGCTCTGGTACTTTTGGGACTGTGTATCATGGAAAATGGCGGGGATCAGATGTCGcaattaaaagaataaagaaaagTTGCTTCTCTGGCCGGTCTTCTGAACAAGAGAGACTG ACCATAGAGTTCTGGCGGGAAGCGGACATACTTTCCAAGCTTCATCATCCAAATGTGGTGGCATTTTATGGGGTAGTTCAAGATGGACCAGGAGGAACAATGGCAACTGTTACAGAATACATGGTGGATGGTTCTCTTCGGCATGTTTTGCTACGGAAGGATAG GTATCTTGATCGCCGCAAGAGGCTGATAATTGCCATGGACGCAGCTTTTGGAATGGAGTATTTACAtgcaaaaaatattgttcattttGACTTGAAATGTGATAATTTGCTTGTGAACTTGAAGGATCCTTTAAGGCCAATATGCAAG GTAGGCGATTTTGGCCTGTCAAAAATTAAGCGAAATACCCTGGTGACTGGTGGTGTGCGTGGAACTCTACCTTGGATGGCACCAGAGCTGCTGAATGGGAGCAGCAATAAGGTTTCTGAAAAG GTTGATGTGTTCTCCTTTGGCATTGTATTATGGGAGATTCTTACCGGTGAGGAGCCATATGCTAATATGCACTATGGTGCCATTATAG GCGGTATTGTGAACAATACATTAAGACCTTCAATCCCAAGTTATTGTGATCTAGAATGGAGAACATTAATGGAGCAGTGTTGGGCACCTAACCCTGCTGTCAGGCCATCCTTTACAGAAATTGCGCGCCGCTTGCGCGTGATGTCTGCAGCTGCTAGTCAGACCAAAGGACAGGGACACAAGGCATCTAAATGA
- the LOC140918933 gene encoding uncharacterized protein: MGYARLEQQIRKDTQADQPLGRHILWKEARVNKDGVVDNENVKKVVELCETIEQSSETQEGNKDTCRDILGKVFNVPEYSGRVRGKGFGVTPKSFFPQEKRQKPSNEEVLEKLRILSEQVALLVNTNKDKQLPVQLQPEIQMESETGSCNVGLKSIPEGVTTCVLYLSSPTQRKVGKGILYNTSTKEV; encoded by the exons atgggatatgcacgccttgaacaacaaatt agaaaagacacccaagccgatcaacccttgggtcgtcatatcttatggaaggaagcgcgtgttaacaaagatggagtggttgataatgaaaatgtcaagaaagttgtagaactttgt gaaactattgaacaaagttctgaaactcaagagggcaacaaggatacgtgcagggacattcttgggaaagtgtttaatgtccctgagtattccggtcgagttagggggaaaggatttggcgtaactcccaaaagcttttttcctcaagagaagcgccaaaaaccttccaacgaggaagtattagagaagctcagaatcttatcggagcaagtggcactcttggtgaatacgaataaagacaagcaacttccggttcagctccaacctgaaatacaaatggagagtgaaaccgggagttgcaacgtcggtttgaagagtattcccgag ggtgtcactacatgtgtcctatacttgtcctcgccgactcaacggaaggtgggaaaaggaatattgtacaatacttctacaaaa GAAGTTTGA
- the LOC101507861 gene encoding uncharacterized protein: MDKSDQTQEQQQWQQNVMDFAPGASKMAYSSHYPTQGQQQNVMELAPGASQMVHSSHYQTQEQQQNGMEFTPGASQMAYSSYYLTQELQQNVMEFALGASQMAYHYPAQEQQRQQQNGMEFALGASQMAYSSHSPTQEQQQQLQNVMEFAPGASHMAYSSHFPTQEQQQQNVMEFAPDASQMVHSSHYQTQEQLQNVMEFASGASQMAYSSHYPTQEKQQNVIEFAPGPSQMAYSDHYPTQEQQQNVTESVPSASQMVNSSHYHTQEKHVMESVPGASQMVNSSHYQTQEMQLQQQNVMKFAAGVGKTAYSSHHPTQEQQHVMESVPGASQMSNSSHYQTQEQQLQQHNVMKFAPGVSQMAYSSHHPTQEQQHVMESVPSASQMVNSSHYQTQEQPLQQQNGMKFAPGVSQMVYSSQNPTQEPQQQQQHVMESLPGASEMANSSHYHTQEQQQNGMKSAPVASQMVYSSQNQTPEQLQERQHLMESVPSASQMANSSHYQTQEQPLQQQNGMQFAPGVSQMAYSSHNPTQEPQQQQQHVMESLPGASQMANSSHYQIQEQQQNGIKFAPVSSQTGYSSPNQTLELQQQRQMESVPSASQMANSSHYQTQEQPLQQQNGMKFAPGVSQMAYSSHHRTQEQQQQHVMKSVPGTRQMANSSHYQTQEQPLQQQNGMKFAPGVSQMAYSSHHRTQEQQQQHVMKSVPGTSQMANSSHHQTQEQQQQHVMKSVPGTSQIANSSHHQTQEQQLQKQNGMKFTPVASQTPYSSQNQTPEQQHVMEVAPGASQMVYSSNYPTVPMVASGTPSIPDSVLQLAKQPEKHFHHQQKQQNPQQLQMMWENQMQEIQQIVDFKSFTIPIGRIKRIMKADEDVRMIAQEALVVFVKACEMVTLELTLRSWIHAQEKKRNTLQKNDIAAAIKSNYAFDFLEYSIPFPSGKLKEKAVVIANDTIPIMDPPSDLPYYHGPPQYPVGPTGMIMGNPVSQAALNATQQPQLPVPFMPWLHAYPQQPQPPLPFMPWPYEHPQQQQQQPQ, translated from the coding sequence ATGGACAAATCAGATCAGACTCAAGAGCAGCAACAGTGGCAACAAAATGTGATGGACTTTGCACCAGGTGCTAGCAAAATGGCGTATTCTTCTCACTATCCGACTCAAGGGCAGCAACAAAATGTGATGGAACTTGCACCAGGTGCTAGCCAAATGGTGCATTCTTCTCACTACCAAACTCAAGAGCAGCAACAAAATGGGATGGAATTTACACCGGGTGCTAGCCAAATGGCGTATTCTTCTTACTACCTGACTCAAGAGCTGCAACAAAATGTGATGGAATTTGCACTAGGTGCTAGCCAAATGGCGTATCACTACCCGGCTCAAGAGCAGCAACGCCAACAACAAAATGGGATGGAATTTGCACTGGGTGCTAGCCAAATGGCGTATTCTTCTCACTCCCCGACTCAAGAGCAGCAACAGCAACTACAAAATGTGATGGAGTTTGCACCAGGTGCTAGCCATATGGCGTATTCTTCTCACTTCCCGACTCAAGAGCAGCAACAACAAAATGTGATGGAATTTGCACCAGATGCTAGCCAAATGGTGCATTCTTCTCACTACCAGACTCAAGAGCAGCTACAAAATGTGATGGAATTTGCATCAGGTGCTAGCCAAATGGCGTATTCTTCTCACTACCCGACTCAAGAGAAGCAACAAAATGTGATCGAATTTGCACCAGGTCCTAGCCAAATGGCGTATTCTGACCACTATCCAACTCAAGAACAGCAACAAAATGTGACGGAATCTGTACCCAGTGCTAGCCAAATGGTGAATTCTTCTCACTACCATACTCAAGAGAAGCATGTGATGGAATCTGTACCAGGTGCTAGCCAAATGGTAAATTCTTCTCACTACCAGACTCAAGAGATGCAACTGCAGCAACAAAATGTGATGAAATTTGCAGCAGGTGTTGGCAAAACGGCGTATTCTTCTCACCACCCAACTCAAGAGCAGCAACATGTGATGGAATCTGTACCAGGTGCTAGCCAAATGTCAAATTCTTCTCACTACCAGACTCAAGAGCAGCAACTGCAGCAACATAATGTGATGAAATTTGCACCAGGTGTTAGCCAAATGGCGTATTCTTCTCACCACCCAACTCAAGAGCAGCAACATGTGATGGAATCTGTACCAAGTGCTAGCCAAATGGTGAATTCTTCTCACTACCAGACTCAAGAGCAGCCACTGCAGCAACAAAATGGGATGAAATTTGCACCAGGTGTTAGCCAAATGGTGTATTCTTCTCAAAACCCAACTCAAGAGCCTCAACAGCAGCAACAACATGTGATGGAATCTCTACCAGGTGCTAGCGAAATGGCGAATTCTTCTCACTACCACACTCAAGAGCAGCAACAAAATGGGATGAAGTCTGCACCAGTGGCTAGCCAAATGGTGTATTCTTCTCAAAACCAGACTCCAGAGCAGCTACAGGAGCGACAACATTTGATGGAATCTGTACCAAGTGCTAGCCAAATGGCAAATTCTTCTCACTACCAGACTCAAGAGCAGCCACTGCAGCAACAAAATGGGATGCAATTTGCACCAGGTGTTAGCCAAATGGCGTATTCTTCTCACAACCCAACTCAAGAGCCGCAACAGCAGCAACAACATGTGATGGAATCTTTACCAGGTGCTAGCCAAATGGCGAATTCTTCTCACTACCAGATTCAAGAGCAGCAACAAAATGGGATAAAATTTGCACCAGTTTCTAGCCAAACGGGGTATTCTTCTCCAAACCAGACTCTAGAGCTGCAACAGCAGCGACAAATGGAATCTGTACCAAGTGCTAGCCAAATGGCGAATTCTTCTCACTACCAGACTCAAGAGCAGCCACTGCAGCAACAAAATGGGATGAAATTTGCACCAGGTGTTAGCCAAATGGCATATTCTTCTCACCACCGCACTCAAGAGCAGCAACAGCAACATGTGATGAAATCTGTACCAGGTACTAGGCAAATGGCGAATTCTTCTCACTACCAGACTCAAGAGCAGCCACTGCAGCAACAAAATGGGATGAAATTTGCACCAGGTGTTAGCCAAATGGCATATTCTTCTCACCACCGCACTCAAGAGCAGCAACAGCAACATGTGATGAAATCTGTACCAGGTACTAGCCAAATGGCGAATTCTTCTCACCACCAGACTCAAGAGCAGCAACAGCAACATGTGATGAAATCTGTACCAGGTACTAGCCAAATTGCGAATTCTTCTCACCACCAGACTCAAGAGCAGCAACTGCAGAAACAAAATGGGATGAAATTTACACCAGTTGCTAGCCAAACACCGTATTCTTCTCAAAACCAGACTCCAGAGCAGCAACATGTTATGGAAGTTGCACCAGGTGCTAGCCAAATGGTGTATTCATCTAATTACCCGACTGTTCCCATGGTGGCTTCTGGAACACCTTCAATACCTGATTCCGTACTCCAACTTGCAAAGCAGCCAGAAAAACATTTCCACCATCAACAGAAGCAACAGAATCCACAGCAGCTTCAAATGATGTGGGAAAATCAAATGCAAGAAATTCAGCAAATTGTTGACTTTAAAAGCTTCACTATCCCGATTGGTCGTATAAAAAGGATAATGAAAGCTGATGAAGATGTCCGGATGATTGCACAAGAAGCTCTAGTTGTATTTGTAAAAGCATGTGAAATGGTCACATTAGAGCTGACTTTGCGATCTTGGATCCATGCACAAGAGAAGAAGAGGAATACACTACAAAAGAATGATATAGCAGCTGCTATTAAAAGCAATTATGCTTTTGATTTCTTGGAATATAGCATTCCATTTCCAAGTGgtaagttgaaagaaaaagcggTTGTAATCGCAAATGATACTATTCCAATAATGGATCCTCCATCCGATCTGCCATATTATCATGGTCCACCACAGTACCCTGTAGGTCCTACAGGGATGATCATGGGAAACCCAGTTTCTCAAGCAGCACTAAATGCTACCCAGCAGCCTCAACTTCCTGTGCCTTTCATGCCATGGCTACATGCATACCCCCAGCAGCCTCAACCTCCTTTGCCTTTCATGCCATGGCCATATGAACATCCccagcagcagcagcaacaacCGCAATAG
- the LOC101510527 gene encoding uncharacterized protein isoform X2, whose translation MQKHQYNSMEPRNEEFHSAPQPVLQDHLDGMHTNTRPPPSFNNVLENKPVHNFSIQTGEEFSLEFMRDRVNLRKPSFPNVVGDPNYSTGYMELKGILGHSGSESGSDISMLANIEKGPKEFDRRNTSLHQERSSYSSARSIPRTLSNQENNRVLQGISSSGASESSPMKMKILCSFGGKILPRPSDGKLRYVGGETRIINIRKDISWPELMLKISSIYSDTHVMKYQLPGEDLDALVSVSSDEDLRNMMEECHDLQRRRGSLKLRMFLFSINDLDDTQFGLGSVDGDSEIQYVVAVNGMNMESRSNSILHNVGSSNNIHELDRQSIGKETKRIAVESYGVGSSSLTGNVNSVLKTIQPSQPMLPTSSNAYEAYPFFYDDQINHHGGTSQYPIHQGPYPSNKSARNLGEVPVSLPTNGLVNQGIVSEAQVSGNDRGKVLTTEAPYPIPTHQFEGSLQGNLSEAPVPAAVSEVLHAAFPLENKSKHQPSEDSSSLISPVNPTQISRSGEDDFYTASADAFSRALVDAESNVIDFSCLEPPPLPNRVYYSERIIHREQADLLNRSAKSEDAYGSHLLMSDLLSDLNHMNSVNESSDSLHNENLSNLNTVSNSSEKHGHTISKQLPDATSKGNTKLYQLVDSDLKPVLADNKISRHEDQVRGSENETSISKDDHKILQVDETKGIGNLAFRRVPSVEHNENLASKVQAPPLDVKSKPSPGDILIDIDDRFPRDFLYDMFSKAIHSEDSSNISPLQADRAGLSLKMDNHEPKSWSYFQKLAHEGFDNVSLIDQDNLVSLMDSKLKHSAPLPADAVIMTANKESNLNFGDENQNILPVITKSEAIVFHPENKHSELKGNENKNINTTVENVRPQESEYQDGNNETRDVGVAPQEISFEEFDISTLQIIMNADLEELRELGSGTFGTVYHGKWRGSDVAIKRIKKSCFSGRSSEQERLTIEFWREADILSKLHHPNVVAFYGVVQDGPGGTMATVTEYMVDGSLRHVLLRKDRYLDRRKRLIIAMDAAFGMEYLHAKNIVHFDLKCDNLLVNLKDPLRPICKVGDFGLSKIKRNTLVTGGVRGTLPWMAPELLNGSSNKVSEKVDVFSFGIVLWEILTGEEPYANMHYGAIIGGIVNNTLRPSIPSYCDLEWRTLMEQCWAPNPAVRPSFTEIARRLRVMSAAASQTKGQGHKASK comes from the exons ATGCAGAAACATCAATACAATTCGATGGAACCTCGAAATGAGGAGTTCCATTCTGCGCCACAACCGGTCCTGCAAGACCATTTGGACGGCATGCATACCAATACAAGGCCTCCTCCTTCCTTTAACAACGTGCTCGAAAATAAACCTGTGCATAATTTCTCCATACAGACTGGTGAGGAATTTTCTCTCGAGTTTATGAGAGATAGGGTGAATCTCAGGAAGCCGTCCTTTCCAAATGTTGTAGGTGATCCGAATTATTCAACAGGGTATATGGAATTGAAAGGCATTTTAGGCCATTCAGGTTCTGAAAGCGGTTCCGATATTTCTATGCTCGCGAATATTGAAAAAGGTCCGAAAGAGTTTGACAGAAGGAATACTTCTCTACACCAGGAAAGAAGTAGTTATAGCTCAGCTCGATCGATTCCTAGAACATTGTCTAATCAAGAGAATAACCGTGTCCTTCAAGGTATTTCATCTTCTGGAGCTTCTGAGAGCTCACCTATGAAGATGAAGATTCTATGCAGCTTTGGTGGTAAAATATTACCACGGCCAAGTGATGGAAAGCTTAGATATGTCGGGGGTGAAACACGGATTATTAATATTAGAAAGGACATAAGTTGGCCGGAGCTTATGCTGAAAATATCATCAATCTATAGTGATACTCATGTAATGAAGTATCAGCTCCCTGGAGAAGATCTTGATGCCCTAGTTTCAGTATCTTCTGATGAGGATCTGCGGAATATGATGGAGGAATGTCATGATCTACAAAGAAGGAGAGGATCTTTAAAGCTTAGGATGTTCCTATTCTCTATAAATGATTTGGATGATACTCAGTTTGGTCTAGGTAGCGTGGATGGTGATTCCGAAATCCAGTATGTAGTTGCTGTTAACGGCATGAACATGGAATCAAGAAGCAACTCTATCCTTCATAATGTCGGAAGTTCTAATAATATACATGAATTAGACAGACAAAGTATTGGCAAGGAGACTAAAAGAATTGCGGTAGAATCATATGGTGTCGGAAGTTCGTCCTTGACTGGCAATGTTAACTCCGTATTGAAGACAATTCAGCCTTCGCAACCGATGCTGCCAACCTCCTCAAATGCTTATGAAGCCTATCCATTCTTTTATGATGATCAAATCAATCACCATGGGGGAACTAGTCAATATCCAATACACCAAGGCCCTTATCCTTCTAACAAATCCGCTCGCAATCTTGGAGAGGTTCCAGTTTCTTTGCCTACTAATGGTCTTGTAAACCAAGGAATCGTGAGCGAAGCGCAAGTGTCCG GGAACGATCGAGGAAAAGTTTTAACAACAGAAGCACCGTATCCTATTCCTACGCATCAGTTCGAGGGAAGTTTGCAAGGTAATTTATCAGAGGCACCGGTTCCAGCTGCTGTATCAGAAGTGCTTCATGCTGCATTTCCATTAGAAAACAAGAGTAAGCACCAGCCATCTGAAGATTCCTCTTCATTGATTAGTCCTGTGAATCCTACACAGATTTCAAGATCTGGTGAAGATGACTTCTATACTGCATCCGCAGATGCATTCAGTCGTGCTCTTGTTGATGCCGAGTCGAATGTGATTGATTTCAGTTGCCTTGAACCACCCCCACTTCCTAATAGAGTATACTATTCAGAGAGAATTATTCACAGGGAGCAGGCAGATTTGTTGAACCGGTCTGCAAAGTCAGAAGATGCATATGGTTCTCACTTACTCATGTCGGATTTACTTTCTGATTTGAACCATATGAATTCAGTTAATGAATCCAGCGACAGTTTACACAACGAGAATTTGTCAAATCTTAACACGGTGTCCAACTCATCTGAAAAGCATGGCCATACCATCAGCAAACAATTGCCTGATGCAACAAGTAAGGGGAATACAAAGTTATATCAGCTCGTGGATTCTGATTTGAAGCCTGTATTAGCAGATAACAAAATTTCGAGACACGAGGATCAGGTCCGTGGTTCAGAAAATGAGACAAGCATCTCCAAAGATGACCATAAGATTCTCCAAGTTGATGAAACCAAGGGCATTGGGAATCTAGCATTTCGCCGAGTTCCTTCTGTTGAACATAATGAGAATCTAGCATCTAAGGTCCAAGCACCACCTCTTGATGTTAAATCCAAACCTTCTCCGGGTGACATTCTGATTGACATTGACGACAGGTTTCCCCGCGATTTCCTTTATGATATGTTTTCGAAAGCAATTCATTCTGAAGATTCTTCAAACATTAGTCCATTGCAAGCTGATAGAGCAGGTTTGAGCTTAAAAATGGATAATCATGAGCCTAAAAGTTGGTCATATTTTCAGAAGTTGGCACATGAAGGGTTTGATAATGTTTCTCTAATTGATCAGGATAATCTTGTTTCTCTAATGGACAGTAAGTTAAAGCACTCAGCTCCTCTACCAGCAGATGCTGTTATTATGACAGCAAACAAGGAATCAAACCTAAATTTTGGAGACGAAAATCAGAATATCTTACCTGTAATAACTAAATCAGAAGCTATTGTTTTTCATCCTGAAAATAAACATTCTGAACTTAAGGGAAATGAAAATAAGAACATCAACACAACGGTGGAAAATGTTAGACCACAGGAATCTGAATATCAG GATGGCAATAACGAGACAAGGGATGTTGGTGTAGCTCCTCAAGAAATTAGTTTCGAGGAATTTGACATTAGTACTTTGCAG ATCATAATGAATGCGGATCTTGAAGAGCTGAGAGAATTGGGCTCTGGTACTTTTGGGACTGTGTATCATGGAAAATGGCGGGGATCAGATGTCGcaattaaaagaataaagaaaagTTGCTTCTCTGGCCGGTCTTCTGAACAAGAGAGACTG ACCATAGAGTTCTGGCGGGAAGCGGACATACTTTCCAAGCTTCATCATCCAAATGTGGTGGCATTTTATGGGGTAGTTCAAGATGGACCAGGAGGAACAATGGCAACTGTTACAGAATACATGGTGGATGGTTCTCTTCGGCATGTTTTGCTACGGAAGGATAG GTATCTTGATCGCCGCAAGAGGCTGATAATTGCCATGGACGCAGCTTTTGGAATGGAGTATTTACAtgcaaaaaatattgttcattttGACTTGAAATGTGATAATTTGCTTGTGAACTTGAAGGATCCTTTAAGGCCAATATGCAAG GTAGGCGATTTTGGCCTGTCAAAAATTAAGCGAAATACCCTGGTGACTGGTGGTGTGCGTGGAACTCTACCTTGGATGGCACCAGAGCTGCTGAATGGGAGCAGCAATAAGGTTTCTGAAAAG GTTGATGTGTTCTCCTTTGGCATTGTATTATGGGAGATTCTTACCGGTGAGGAGCCATATGCTAATATGCACTATGGTGCCATTATAG GCGGTATTGTGAACAATACATTAAGACCTTCAATCCCAAGTTATTGTGATCTAGAATGGAGAACATTAATGGAGCAGTGTTGGGCACCTAACCCTGCTGTCAGGCCATCCTTTACAGAAATTGCGCGCCGCTTGCGCGTGATGTCTGCAGCTGCTAGTCAGACCAAAGGACAGGGACACAAGGCATCTAAATGA